ACGACGTCCTGGCCGATGCCAGCCGGTCCGCGAACACCGATGTCCAGCAGCTCGGCATGGGCATGAAGCAGGTCGCCCCCGTCGCGTCCGGTCTCGGGTTCGAGCTGGAGGAAACCACCGCCGCCCTCGGATTCCTGGCCGACGCCGGTATCCAAGGTGAACAGGGCGGCACCCTACTCCGGTCGGCGATGTCTCAGCTGATCAACCCCACCGCCCAGGCCGGGAAGATGCTCGACCAGCTCGGCGTCCAGGCCACCGAAGCCGACGGGTCCGCCCGCCCGCTGGCCGACATCATGCGTGATTTCGAATCCGCCGGTGCGGATGCCTCCGACATGATGCAGATCTTCGGCACCGAGGCTGGCCCGGCCATGATCAGCCTGCTGAACAGGGGCGGCGACGAGCTGGAAGAGTTCGAGACCCAGTTGCAGAACTCGGCCGGTACGGCCGAGGAGATGGCCGAGATCAAGATGGAGGGCCTCCAGGGGCAGTTGAAGGAACTCCAGTCCGCTGGTGAGGGGCTGATGCTCGCCATCGCGGACTCGGGTCTTTTGGAAACCGTCACCGCACTGGCGTCCAAGGTCACCGAGTGGGTGCAGGAGCTGGCGTCGGCGAATCCACAGCTGATCAAGTGGGCGGTCATCATCGGGGCCGTGGTGGCCGCGATCGGGCCGCTGCTGATCTTCGTTGGCATGATGATCACCGCGGTCGGGCAGATCGGCGCGGTACTGAAGCTGCTCGTGCCGATCTTCAAGGCCGCGGCCCTGGCCAAGATGCTCTTCTCCGCCGCCTTGTGGGCTTCCCCGATCACGTGGATCGTGCTGGGCATCATCGCTCTGATCGCGATCATCGTGCTGCTGATCGTGTACTGGGACGAGGTCGCGGCTGCGTGCGCTGCCGCGTGGGAGTGGATCAAGGACGCGTGTGCCGCCGCGTGGGACTGGATCAAGTCCACCGCCGCGTCCATCTGGGACGGCATCAAGGCGTTCTTCGCCGACACGTGGGACTCCATCAAGTCGACCGTCGTCTCGGTGTGGGACGCCATCGCGGGGTTCTTCTCCGGCATCTGGAACTCGATCACCAGCACCGTGACGGGCGCGGTCAACGGGGTCCGGGACTTCATCTCCAACGGGTTCAACACCGCCCGCAACCTGGCCATCGCCGCGTTCACCGCCATGCGAGACCGGGTCCGCTCAACCATCCAGGGCCTGCTCGGCTTCG
This DNA window, taken from Nocardiopsis exhalans, encodes the following:
- a CDS encoding phage tail tape measure protein, which produces MATLQELIIKIGADTDGLDKLDEGLGKVRDSGKKVTDVGKSLTTGVTTPLVGLGAAALTTAAGFESSMNDVRAVTGATGQDFDRLSDLAKEMGSTTQFSASESAEAMAFLGMAGLETDEILSALPGTLALAAAGGMELADAADVSTNVLAGMNMEVEELGHLNDVLADASRSANTDVQQLGMGMKQVAPVASGLGFELEETTAALGFLADAGIQGEQGGTLLRSAMSQLINPTAQAGKMLDQLGVQATEADGSARPLADIMRDFESAGADASDMMQIFGTEAGPAMISLLNRGGDELEEFETQLQNSAGTAEEMAEIKMEGLQGQLKELQSAGEGLMLAIADSGLLETVTALASKVTEWVQELASANPQLIKWAVIIGAVVAAIGPLLIFVGMMITAVGQIGAVLKLLVPIFKAAALAKMLFSAALWASPITWIVLGIIALIAIIVLLIVYWDEVAAACAAAWEWIKDACAAAWDWIKSTAASIWDGIKAFFADTWDSIKSTVVSVWDAIAGFFSGIWNSITSTVTGAVNGVRDFISNGFNTARNLAIAAFTAMRDRVRSTIQGLLGFVRGIPGNIRSALGNLGSLLTGAGRNVIQGLINGIKSMIGSVGSTMSNVASTIRSYLPFSPAEVGPMSGNGAPEVSGARIAETLGEGILSELAAIDRAADALMAPLDARVSGMRDMTRHIPSNVNTAVRHSGGRSDTITLDVTGADGEFKKLIRRMVRTDGRGDVQTAFGQ